The genomic DNA ATTGTTCAGCAAACACATGTTATAACAACGCAGCGTGGAACTAACACTGTCCTAATCATTACGAAAGGAAAACCTTGAGGTGAACATGATTTCAGAattgatatttcaaaaagtattgatTGTATGATAATGGATGTTACATGTGAATTTTCGCCACCTACACTTTAAGTTACTCCCCATACGGTGCTTCTACATGCGGGAAAGAATATTCATTTAGTGCCTACAAGGTTCTTTGGCCGCCTCAATTTTATGCTGAAAGTAAGTCTCCAAATTTTTAAGATCTTGAATTGGTCGCATGCTTGAAACGTTTGGTTTTGACATAATTTATGTCCAATTTACAGGAAATCAAGTAGTAGAATCTTCTAGCATGAAATttcagaaattaaaagaaaatctttattttctgaATCACTGTCAAGATATCAATGATTTTATAGTGTTCTATATCATCTGATAACAAATGGAAGAGAGAAGATGAGCTATCTAAACCATTAGCATGCTGGCTGCAagatattctgcctttgcgatctatgcagagcaagatcagcctgcacatatgtgcagtctgatcatggtctgcactgttcgctattcagtcagtaaatttgcagtaaacaccccttcaaaacataaatggtattgcccaaattgaatgaggGATCAGTCCATTATAAAAATACCATGTCATTTACTACAATCAACAAACAAGTATTTTAGGATAAAGGTTTGTAATATTATAATACTGATATAATTTCAGTTGAGTAAATCAAAGACAGTAAATGCAGTTAAttattacaataacaacaaaaaatactttAGGACAAAATCTTGATATTTGATAACATTACAATCGGGCaaagcaaaaacaacaaaaactgtaCACAATGATAGTTAAAAAGAGTTCTTTTCTCGAGCCAGCACAGCATCTGCACTCACACATAATACCTCAATGTCATTCTCCGCGGATTAACCTGACACCTTTTTACACGCTATAACACTGTTAATAGTTTAAACAAACGAGAAACTATGTTCCATTCGTGCTCCAGCGACATTTTCGGTACCATTATGCCTAGTCATATTGAGCCACTTGCATAGCTCAGTTTATGGAAGAAGAATAAGAAAGAGAGTGACATATTTCTTAATTTCTGTATGTGTACCAATAAAGATTCAacgtaaaaaataaacattaaaaggaATCTGCCAACATGTAACAGGATACAATAAAATAACACTAAACAGACATGATTGTCAAACATTTTGTCTCCATATCATGTTTTACTATTTCCAGCTGCAAGTTCAATTAAAGATGTTACAAGAATACTCCATGATGGCTGTAGACTCCAATGTCCATTTGTATCACGTATAAATTTGCATCTCGTATTCTGACGAAACAACCTATTCACAAGTTTTGGCATGTCGTTTTCATTTACACTTTCTTTGAATATCAGTATGATTGGCTTTTGCAAATCCATAGCCTCTTTTATTTCGATATGGCACCAAGACTTATTACAAAATGtctgagaaataacaaaaatcgCTACTGCAGAATTCTCCATTTTTAACATAACCTCTGTTATGACAGGAAATCCTGGACGGAAGTGTTTATCTCCAATACAAATGTATTCGGCTCTCTTTTTTGTTTTGGCGCATATTTCGTTATTAAGTTTTTGAGAAACTTCTGACAAAACAAAATCGGTGTCTTCCGAACAATAGgacaaaaaagcaagaaaatgaTCTTCATCTTTCTTCCGTAATTGTTTTagaaatgcttttattttattttgtttctttctgtATCGATGCCATAATGTTACACAAGTCACAACGGAAATAGTTAATAAAAACGAAATGCATATTCCAATTGTCAAATTTCTTTTCAATAGTTTAAGCTTACACTCTTTTGTCACGTTTTCAAAAGCATCGGTTTTCATGTCATACTGTTTACCATCGTATGTACAAATATACCCATTTCCACTTCCACCTATGAAGCTAGTCTGTCCAATCCACCTGACAAATTGAAGATTCCGACAGTCACAGTCGAAGCTATTCCCAGAAATATCTAAGATAAAACTGCTGTTCCGTCTTAAAGTTCCATAGTTCAAAGCATGTTTCTCTATTTCGCGAGTTTGATGTTCAATGAGTTTTCGAATGACATTGTTACTGGCGTCTAGATATTGCAAATTAGACAAAGAATGCAGGccaaaagaaatgaaatgtaacATATTACTAGATacatttacagtttttaaaaacGTATTACCGATAAACAGATTTCTTGGAAGAGAATCAAGATTATTGGAAGCCAGACTGATCTCTTCCAAGCCTGTGAAAAAACGAAGGAAATTTGCAAATTCTATAGGATAATTACTTTCCATTTCATGAAGTCTGTTTGATGACAAATCTATTTTCCTTATATTATTGCCTGGGCTAAGAGATTGTAGATGAATATATTCGATGTTGTTATCCGAAACGTCAATTTCTGTCCCTGGTGGAAATGgcatattttgaaatgaaacattaaactttttcaaataatttttgcGGAAATGTAGGTACTTCACTTTCATGTTAATGCCGGTCACATTATAAATTAAGCCGTTATCAAATGACAGTGGCGCTGGAGTTGGCAAtaagaaattattaatatttaatgtttcaaCATTGAACACAAAAGATGCGTATCTATTGAAAATACTTACAAAACTAGGATTTggctgtatttttattttaagcatGTATTGCAGAAATGGAACTGATGCATTTGTAAAATCAAGTTCCTTTAAGCTAGGGCATACAAAATATTCCGCTCCATATAATGCAGTGATGTAAGCATTTTCCATGCTAACTTTTTCAAGAGTCTTGCAAAGGTTATGCATATAAGTAAAATCAATTTCAAAGTTTGTTCCATCCATACTTAATTCCTTTATTGGTCGAGGATGGAGAGCTTTCAGAAAATTATTCGACTCCGTTCTGTATACCggtaaatgatgaaatgtttgcaCGTCTTTCAAAATTATGGTGTTAAGAGCCGGCATTATATTTGATGTATTCAAACTTTTAATTACCTCTCGCATTAAAAGAAATGGATTTCCAGAAAGATCTAATGTCTTCACATTGTTAAGCCCGTAAAACGTGTCAGACTGGAGGAAAAAATCTCCCGTAGGTTCTTTAGGGTACAAGCCATGTATCCCAAGATATGTCAAGT from Mercenaria mercenaria strain notata chromosome 11, MADL_Memer_1, whole genome shotgun sequence includes the following:
- the LOC123532737 gene encoding toll-like receptor 4; this encodes MKCDPVNNFDTFNNSVRGYYVITFFTMNTISNLFVLTTIMTVTAAIGCPKDCSCHSQTLRCQGNILKVAIPTDTKEVYLTGFQPDPKTSLSKVHATWESVLKLQISLIFPSKIMYLADRCFEGLLNLTYLGIHGLYPKEPTGDFFLQSDTFYGLNNVKTLDLSGNPFLLMREVIKSLNTSNIMPALNTIILKDVQTFHHLPVYRTESNNFLKALHPRPIKELSMDGTNFEIDFTYMHNLCKTLEKVSMENAYITALYGAEYFVCPSLKELDFTNASVPFLQYMLKIKIQPNPSFVSIFNRYASFVFNVETLNINNFLLPTPAPLSFDNGLIYNVTGINMKVKYLHFRKNYLKKFNVSFQNMPFPPGTEIDVSDNNIEYIHLQSLSPGNNIRKIDLSSNRLHEMESNYPIEFANFLRFFTGLEEISLASNNLDSLPRNLFIGNTFLKTVNVSSNMLHFISFGLHSLSNLQYLDASNNVIRKLIEHQTREIEKHALNYGTLRRNSSFILDISGNSFDCDCRNLQFVRWIGQTSFIGGSGNGYICTYDGKQYDMKTDAFENVTKECKLKLLKRNLTIGICISFLLTISVVTCVTLWHRYRKKQNKIKAFLKQLRKKDEDHFLAFLSYCSEDTDFVLSEVSQKLNNEICAKTKKRAEYICIGDKHFRPGFPVITEVMLKMENSAVAIFVISQTFCNKSWCHIEIKEAMDLQKPIILIFKESVNENDMPKLVNRLFRQNTRCKFIRDTNGHWSLQPSWSILVTSLIELAAGNSKT